CCGTGACGATCTCGTGCCCGTCCGCCGACAGAATGACCTCCAGCATGGTCCGGATGGCCGGTTCGTCGTCCGCGACGAGGATGGTATACGCCATGAGCGCCATGATAGTGCAGCGGGGGGAGGGGCAGTCTGTGCCGCCGTGCAGCCTGTGCTTTCCCGGGACTGTGCTTTTCCCAGAAAAGGCCGAACCCCCACGCGGGGTGGGGGCTGGGCTGAACATCGGGGAGGATAGGCCGAACGTGGGTCCTTGAGTGACGACCCCGGTCAGGGAGAGGAGAAGGACACTCGCGCCTCCGTGCTGGAGTTGACCCCAGTGTTGTCGGTGGCGACGGCGAAGACGCTGTACAGGCCTCCCGTCGGTGTGTTCTGCCACACCACCCTGTAGGGCGCACTGGTGGCCTCGCCGATTTTCTGGACCGGACCGTACATGTAGGGGCGCGCGAAGAACTCCACCTTCGCGATGCCCTCCGGGTCCGAGGCGTCCACCGAGAGCGTCAGGGGCTGGCTGGCAGGAACCGGGGTGATCGAGCTGTCGGCAGGTGGGGAGGTGAAGGTCACCGTCGGTGCCGTGTCCCCCGCCTGCGGCCTGCGGTAAATCTCGATGGCCGAGAAGTTGGCGGTCGCGGTGCCGGTGCTCGCCACGTTCAGCACGCCGTCACTCACGCTGACGCCGATGGGCCCCAGCCGCTTCCACTGGCCCGCCGCGCCCGGCTCGAAGCGCGCGACGGTCTGGCCCTCCATCTGGATGTCGTAGGGCGTCGCGTCCTCGGCCCGCACCCACAGGAAGACAGAGTAGGAGGCCTGGGGAACGGGCACCCCCACCTCCAGCCCTCCCGGGCGGGAGAGGGCCGTGCGGACCAGGGCCTCGCGGTTGGGTTCGGCGGCGGGAGCCAGCGCGCTGCCGGGCACGCTCGTGGGGGTGCCGTTGGTCGTGATCCCCGACGTGTCCCCCGCGGCAAAGTTCACGCCACCGAACCGCACGTCGTAACGCTGGGTCTGCACGGAGGGGCCACCGAAGTTGATCGCGCGCAACACCGGGCCTGAGAGCAGGGCGTTGCTCGAGTCGGCATTGGAGAAGACGGCGCTTTGTTCCGCGGAGGTGGTGGCCGCCCCCTGGTCGTCAACGGCCCGGGCGGTGAAGGGGCCCCTGAAGGTATCGTCGCTGTAGCGGTTGCGCGGATACACGAAGGTGTAGGGGGCGGTGGTGTCCTCGCCGATCTTGCTCGCCCCGAAGTAGAACTCGACCTTGGCAACCTGGCCGTCCGGGTCCGAGGCGTCCGCTTTCAGGATGATGTTGTTGTCGGCCAGGTGTGATGCGTGGCCGTACACGTCCGGCAACAGAATGCCGTTGTCGATGGGCTGGAGGGTGACCGTCGGGGCCTGGTTGACGGGCGGGGGGCTCTGGACGGGCTCGATGACAAGATAATCCACGATGGCGTTGCGGTCGCGGTCCGGCCCCTCGTAGAGGTCGTTGATGAACGAGAGGTTGAACACCTGTCCTGGCTTGAGGTCGAAGTCTCCGAACTTCCGCGTCACGTAGGTCGCCGAGTCCAGCGTTGCCACCGCCAGCCGTCGTTGCTTCGCGTCGTTCAGGTCCACGACCGGCCAGCCCCGGAACTCCTCCCCGCGGCCCTCGACGGAGACGGCGTAGCGTCCCGCCTTGACGCTGCCGGGCACGACGAAGCGCACGTTGTCGTTGGTGCCGAGGAGAATGACGGCCTTGCCGCCGCTGGCTGCGGGGTCGCTGATGATCCGTCCCCCCGAGCGGGGGTTGGCGACCGCCTGGGGCGTCACGCCAGCCTCGATGCTCCCCGCCTCGGCTTCGAGCTGGAGCGCCTCCGGGGCCGTGGGAACCGACCCCGTCTGACTACAGCCGACCAGCCCCAGGCCCAGCGTCAGCAGCAGGATGGCCCCCCGTCCGCCGCGCCGCTGCGCGCTCCCCCCTGTTCCCTGTGCCATCTTCTTCCCCCCTTGCGCCCTCATGAACTGCGAAAGCTGGCGCTCTGCGCCCGTGTGCCCAGACCGTCAGTTATCCACCTGCCTGTACTATGCCCTCTCCGGGGCCGCTCACCAGGTTGATCTCTTTGCACATCTGTTGCTCAAAGAGGGATGGTGGCTGTGGAGCCGGGGATCGGGCGAATGCAGACGGTGGGCGAGTCCCCACTCCCGGGGAGAGCCCGCCCACCGCCGGAGAGTGCCGCTAGGCCGGTTTCAGCGCCGCCCGCGCTTCCTCCGCGAGCTGGCGGCGCAGCACCTTGAGGGCCGCCGACTTGGGCAGCTCCGCGCGGAACTCCACGCTGCGCGGCGCCTTGTAGGGGCTGAGGTTCGCCCGGCAGTGCGCGATGATCTCCGCCTCGGTCGCGGTCATGCCGGGTTTGAGGGCCACCACCGCGTGAACCGTCTCGCCGCGGTACGGGTCGGGCAGGCCCACGGCGGCGGCCTCCAGCACGGCGGGGTGCGCGTACAGCACCTCTTCCACCTCACGCGGGTAGATGTTGTGCCCCCCCGCGATGATCAGGTCCTTCTTGCGGTCCACGATGCGGAAGTAGCCGTCATCGTCCATCACCGCCATGTCGCCGGTCAGCAGCCAGGTCTGCCCGTGGGCCTCGCGCAGCACCTTCGCCGTCTCGTCGGGCCGCTCCCAGTAGCCCCGCATGATGTTGGGGCCGGACACCCACAGTTCACCGATTTCGCCGCTCGGCAAAGGGTTGCCGTCCTCGCCCGCCACCAGCGCGTCCACGCCGGGGATGGGCAGGCCGATGCTGCCCTCGCGCTGGTCCCCGAAGATCGGGTTGACGTGCGTGACCGGGCTGGATTCGGTCAGGCCGTAGCCCTCCACCAGATTCGCCCCGCCCGTGATCTGCCGGAACCGGCGCGCCGTCTCCAGCGGCAGCGGCGCACTCCCGCTGATGCAGGCGCGGATGGTGGTCAGGTCGAAGTTAGGCGTGTCGGGGTGGTTGTTGATCGCGTTGTACAGCGTGGGCACGCCGGGAAAGAGGGTCGCCCCGCTCGCCTGGATCTGCCCCAGCACCATTTTGATGTCGCGGGCGTTCGGCACCAGCACCAGCGTCGCGCCGGTCAGCATGCTGAGGTTCATGCCCACCGTCATGCCGTACACGTGGAAAAACGGAATCGCGGCCAGCGTCACCTCCTGCCCCGGCTTCAGGTCGGTCATCCACGCCCGGCACTGCTCGGCATTGGCGACGAGGTTGCGGTGCGTGAGCATCGCGCCCTTGGGCACGCCGGTGGTGCCGCCGGTGTATTGCAGCAGGGCCACGTCGTCCGGGCGCAGCGTGACGGCCTGCGGCGCGGGCGCCTGGCCCTTCAGCAGTCCCCTGAAGCTGTAGACCGACCCGCCCGCCTTCACATTGACCCAGCTCCCCTCGCGCCGGGCCTTGAGGGGGTACAGCACGTTCTTGGGAAAGGGCAGTGCGTCCTGAATCCCGGTCACGATCACCCGCTGGACCGGCACGCGCGCGGCGATCTGCTGGTAGCGCGGATAGAAGGCGTCCAGCAGGATCAGTGTCTCGCTGCCGCTGTCCTGAAGCTGGTGTTCCAGTTCCGTGGGCACGTACAGCGGGCTGGTGTTCACCACTGTCGCCCCGGCCAGCAGCGTGCCGAAAAAGGCCACGACGAACTGCGGCGAGTTGGGCAGCATGAGGCTGACGCGCTCGCCGGGCTGCACACCGATTTTTTGCAGGCCCGCCGCGAACCGCTGCACGTCCTGCCACAGCTCGCGGTAGCTGGTGGCGGCCCCGATGAAACTCAGCGCCGTGCGCTCCGGGAAGGCCTCGGCGCTGCGGCGCAGCAGGTCGGGCAGGGTGTCATTCGTCGGCACACAGTCGCGGGGAACACCTTCTTCGTAATGGTCCAGCCAGGGCCTCATCATGCCGCTCCTCACACTCCTCGGGTCTGCCTCTCACGGCGGGAGGCAGACTGCTTGAATTGAACCGAGTATAAACTGAACTCGGTATAAATGTACTTGATCGGCGCCGCGCGTGCCAGACTGCCTCATGCCGCCTGCCCCGCTGGACCCGGCCACCCACCGGCCCCACCTCGAAGAAGCCCTGCGCCTGGCCCGGGAAGCGCAGGCCGCAGGCAGTGCCCCGGTCGGCGCGGTCCTGGTCAATGCCCGGGGCGAGGTGATCGCGCGGGGCCGCAACCGCGTGGGGGAAGCCCAGTCGCCCGAACACGTGGGTGCGGCGAGTGTCGCCCACGCCGAGATGGACGTGTTCTTCAGCGTGGGCAAGGTCCGGGACGCCGAAACCCTCACCCTCTAC
The window above is part of the Deinococcus metallilatus genome. Proteins encoded here:
- a CDS encoding Ig-like domain-containing protein, whose amino-acid sequence is MAQGTGGSAQRRGGRGAILLLTLGLGLVGCSQTGSVPTAPEALQLEAEAGSIEAGVTPQAVANPRSGGRIISDPAASGGKAVILLGTNDNVRFVVPGSVKAGRYAVSVEGRGEEFRGWPVVDLNDAKQRRLAVATLDSATYVTRKFGDFDLKPGQVFNLSFINDLYEGPDRDRNAIVDYLVIEPVQSPPPVNQAPTVTLQPIDNGILLPDVYGHASHLADNNIILKADASDPDGQVAKVEFYFGASKIGEDTTAPYTFVYPRNRYSDDTFRGPFTARAVDDQGAATTSAEQSAVFSNADSSNALLSGPVLRAINFGGPSVQTQRYDVRFGGVNFAAGDTSGITTNGTPTSVPGSALAPAAEPNREALVRTALSRPGGLEVGVPVPQASYSVFLWVRAEDATPYDIQMEGQTVARFEPGAAGQWKRLGPIGVSVSDGVLNVASTGTATANFSAIEIYRRPQAGDTAPTVTFTSPPADSSITPVPASQPLTLSVDASDPEGIAKVEFFARPYMYGPVQKIGEATSAPYRVVWQNTPTGGLYSVFAVATDNTGVNSSTEARVSFSSP
- a CDS encoding long-chain-fatty-acid--CoA ligase, coding for MMRPWLDHYEEGVPRDCVPTNDTLPDLLRRSAEAFPERTALSFIGAATSYRELWQDVQRFAAGLQKIGVQPGERVSLMLPNSPQFVVAFFGTLLAGATVVNTSPLYVPTELEHQLQDSGSETLILLDAFYPRYQQIAARVPVQRVIVTGIQDALPFPKNVLYPLKARREGSWVNVKAGGSVYSFRGLLKGQAPAPQAVTLRPDDVALLQYTGGTTGVPKGAMLTHRNLVANAEQCRAWMTDLKPGQEVTLAAIPFFHVYGMTVGMNLSMLTGATLVLVPNARDIKMVLGQIQASGATLFPGVPTLYNAINNHPDTPNFDLTTIRACISGSAPLPLETARRFRQITGGANLVEGYGLTESSPVTHVNPIFGDQREGSIGLPIPGVDALVAGEDGNPLPSGEIGELWVSGPNIMRGYWERPDETAKVLREAHGQTWLLTGDMAVMDDDGYFRIVDRKKDLIIAGGHNIYPREVEEVLYAHPAVLEAAAVGLPDPYRGETVHAVVALKPGMTATEAEIIAHCRANLSPYKAPRSVEFRAELPKSAALKVLRRQLAEEARAALKPA